The Triticum aestivum cultivar Chinese Spring chromosome 5A, IWGSC CS RefSeq v2.1, whole genome shotgun sequence genomic sequence ctggagacggcttgatagacggcttgaggaggcgttgcaaagagacaccggttggtattgcctgccgagtggagcctattcgagccagggtatcagctggctcgttgtcggctcgcggtacgtggaggaactcgcatccttcaaagtacccgctgatctgctgaacgaggaagcggtagcttgccatatttgcgtccttggcgtcccagtcgccggatgattgctggactaccaagtccgagtcgccgtaacataggatccggcgtatgccgagctctttggcaagccggagcccgtgtatgagcgcctcgtactcggccacgttgttggaggtggcaaagtgaatttgcagcgtgtatctgagcttgtcgcctttgggagaggtgaggatgacgccggctcccaagccggtgcgcatcttggacccgtcgaagtgcatgcgccaatgagtggagccgggagctggcggtaggtactgggtctcggcccagtcgacgaggaagtccgccaatgcttgggacttgatggcggtgcgaggctggtagaagatcgtgtagggggccagctcgatggcccatttcgccacccggccggatgcatcccgactgcctatgatctcggcaagcggggcggtgcatacgaccgtgatggggtgctcttggaagtagggcttcagcttcttggcggcgaagtacacgccatagcacatcttctggtagtgcgggtagttctgcttcgaggtagacagcacctcgctcaaatagtacaccagcctctggaccggctaggctcggccctcttctgggcgctggactatgatgacggtgctgaccacccggctggttgcagcaatgtagaggagcatgggctctttctcagtcggcgccgccaggacaggtggcgtggccagcatcttcttcagctcgtgaaaagcttggtcggcttggttgttccactcgaagtgagtggtcttcttcatgaggcggtagagggggagagctttctctccgagccggctgatgaagcggttcagggaggccaagcacccggtgaacttctggacgtctcgaagtttggtgggaatcgccattctctcaatggccttgatctttactgggttgcattcgatgccgcgttcggagaccagtaagcctaggagctggccggctggcactccggacacgcatttctcggggttgaacTTGATCTAGAACCGacgcaggttctcaaatgtttccttgaggtcctccagcaaggtgtcgcgcttctccgtattcaccacaatgtcgtctatgtagacgtgggcatttctgccgagctgcttgaggaggcacttctgcatgcaacgctgaaaagtggcaccggcatttcttaagccgaatgtcatagtcaggtagcaaaaagctccgaatggcgtgatgaaagcggtcttcaggcggtcagccggatctagctttatttggtggtatcctaagtaagcatccaagaaactcaacagctcgcatccggccgtggagtctatcacttgatcaatctttggcagggcaaagggatctttggggcaggccttgttgaggctcgtgtagtctatgcacatgcgccacttgttgttcttctttagcacgaggaccaggttggcgagccactctggaaagaaaacctccataatgaagtcagctgccagaagccgggctatctcctctcccacaatccttcttttctcctccgacagtcggcggaggggttgtttgactggttttgcaccttctcggacgtgtagcttgtgctcggcgaattccttcgaaacacccggcatgtccttaggggtccatgcaaagatatctcgattctcacggaggaagtcggcgagctcgccttcctatttgctgtttaggtttgccccgatgacggcaaacctttctgggtgctcggggtcaagaggtatcttcttcgtctccttggccggctggaaagatccttgggcatcacactccttgggATCAGGGGGCAGGGCCGGGTGTTTGCCGACCATGGCcatgactcggtccaacatcttcttttcttcggcaatcacaagggactcggccagccggctgctggctgcagcgcactcggaagatttcttataatcgccggctatggtgatgatgcccttggcgctcggcatcttcatcttgaggtaagcatagtggggaacagccatgaacctggccaaggcaggacggccaagcaatgcatggtaggggctctccaggtccaccattTCAAACCAAatcgcttctcggcggaaatgatccttgtccccgaagagaacatcaatcttgatcttgccaatgggggcgcaggacaggccaggtacaatgccatggaacacagtccgagtaggcatgagttgcttcgtcttgacgttcagcttctccagggtgtcacggtacaggatgttgatgctgctcccgccgtctaccagcacgcgggagaaacgggcggcgcgtctgtccgttgcaagggtggcatccaaaaccaacgcataagagccgggatatGGCATCACCtttgggtggtcggcccggctccagctgataggcttttctgaccagtgcatgtgctcggcggggttggtaGAGACCAagttgacttcctggtgctctcggcgtctgcTACGCcggccttcgggctggcttgtaaagacgacataggcggcatgctcgtcggggaactcatcgtgcacaactccgactgctggtcgagcggTCGGCAGCTGCGGAGCCAGAGGCGGCGGACTAGCAGGCgaaggcggcgcgagcccttcgcctttggagattcgggtgagccagtggcacttccgggttgtgtggttggacggcttcgtgccgctgtggaacttgcacggggtgtcgagagtttgctcgtaggagaaggccggctgccaagccggcctgccgcccttctgcttcttgggtgcaGGCCGCCCTTCGGGCCGCTCGTCTTCGActatggccacctgccgactggtggagagcggcgcggggcccttgcgcttgtggtcgttctggtacgggcgtcggccggagtccccaaccggcgtcttgggcgctgggttgagtaccttcccggacgcgtctacccggagttcagtcttcatcgaggggtcggcggtggcgtacttgtccgctatgaccagaagctcgtcgagggtagtcggctcgtcgcagaggagcttgtgcttgaggagggtgccttctcggcacccggcagtgaagtagtctatggcttgcacctcgtgcaccccttcgcaagagttgcggagctcggcccaacgcgtgaggtagtcgcgggtggattcggcggggccttgtacgcacaaggagagctgtctgggcttgggagcccgcttgtaggtgctggtgaagttgcggacgaaggcttctgtgaagtctagccagctgttgatgctgtacggcctgaggctattgagccaggtccgcgtcatgccttgcagcatgaggggcacgtacttcacggcaacgcgcctgttgccgtttgctatgcgaaccgctgtggagtagtcgatcaaccaatcttccggcttcacggagccgttgtacttgggcgtgtctcttgggagcgagaaccctttggggaaaggctcgtcgcggatgcgggggccgaagcaaggcgggccgacatcatcttcttcttctagcgccagggatcgcgctaggcggtcgatccgatggcgggcgtcgttctcgccgactcctttgcggcgacctagtcggccgctgagagtcggatgcgcgacaggcggtggggtgggatatctctccccgcgaggtggaggcggaggcgggtcgccccgccactccacggcccggggacggccttctgcgtctcgctcgatggaggtccgggtttggcttcggctggcGGCCGGCTCCTTCTTGTGTCGCGCGCGGGTTTTACccgcagtcggcgtccgagacgtcgcgccgtgctctcggcgcgggggagggctttccgcgcgggcgtcggcttcgtgccgctgtgcggctgcatcgattagttgctggatgcgtctggtcatgtgggggagttcttcggcccccagtccatctagctcgtctacggccgcctgggcggcgcgcaggttctcgagtggagtgacatagactgggcggtcgactcctagtgTGTCGGCGAGGGCAGCGCTGCCCTGTCTGACAACGCCGGCTCGGCTTGGCCCGcttgggggcggcgtgccaaaggcggcgcggtcggcttcgcgctggtgggcctcggtgaggcgtctcatggaagccaaCTTCCGACCCttcgcgaggagggcgaggcggcgagcctctagtgcttcggcgtcggcatcggccgggagggggatggacaagttgTGGACCGCTGCATGCGGGGCTTCGAGGGCGTTCTTgccagaagcgccgccgtggccgatgaccatcacctcggtggtggcgCCGTCGCAGCCATCGGACCGGGGAAgagggtcgttgtagatcgcgacgtcgGTGGGAAAAGCGTCGAGCGAGGtcatgtcggagtcgacaggcatcggatcggtggagccaacagactccaagtccacagcaggctcgccggggacgtggagctggccgaggaggttgacgaggcggacggtgcccgcgtcagaggcgggctcgtcggagatgagggtctcgtcaaggagatcggcgaggccgctcgctgcgcagacgttggcgacgccttgcagcgcgtcgtggcaagcgtcatcgggcgtgccgggctggctacgctcgctggggaggaagagggttcccatccagaacaggtctccggacgacggtgcacctggccccacggtgggcgccaaatgtcgggtggtaggtgcgacatatgccaacgggtggcttatcattgtgggagccagtaagacgtcgccggtgcctggaagcgggatggggcaaagacatgcacgccggcgaatcttacccagcttcagggctctccgaggagataacacccctaccgctgctctgcggggtctccgcatgatcactagatcaacgagtggctacaagatgctcctcgagctgtttggcgagaacaagaagaagggcacggctagctctcctctcctctctatgtggtgtctaaaactagctcagatccaccctttgcatgggtgccccggggggtttatataggcctacccccggggtacaatggtaatccggctgggcgtgggccctagccgtctgtgtctacgctcgccggcttctgcgccggctagtgggtcccgccggctaccggttccttggtcgacaggcaggccccactgtcaagggccttgtcggtggctggtcacTGTTGCTTcaaacctggtgacgagggcttcgccgaggtaagcgtggctacagtgccgccccccggcgggcgatcgctgtagccacgcctcgtcttgtcccttaatggggcgtctccttcgagggaggaagcaagccggctgtggggagccggccccgtcttgggccgactgggggaggcctggccgtctttgggtgtctctctgcctgaaggggcccaccgcccgtgggccgcgctgacagcccgtcgtgggtggcatcagggtcaacatggcaacagtgccgcgccggacgggtcatggccacctcgtacggcgcactgtgccaggcgtgctccgggattcgggggtggcaggctttactgtagccacgccccgtcacatcgccgttatgtggatgcagacttcgagggtacgatcttaaccgctttgtgggagtcggcttcttgcggccggcttcttggagtcggccctcctgcggctttcttcatgagggctaaagccgggccgccttccgatagtcggcctgggagacagccggcaaggggaaggcggccccacgtcttggattcttgagggccggatcggctcgtaattttttcagaagggccagggggagccggctaggctacccgtggtcatttactccgacactcatCGATGTGCTTGTTTGCTCATCTATGTGTGTAGGATGGATGCAAATTTTGGTATTGAGAAGAAGAATACATCGATCTATTGATAGCACGAAAATTGATAGATGTTCGTGCACTCGTTGCTAGAATTAAGGCTGAAGACGAGACCAGAGAGGAGATTAGTGATGAGATTACTAaagaagcaacgtctacttctttataGTTGAAGAAGAAAGAAGTGTTGAAGCTCAAGAATCCACAGATCAACAACGAAGACATAAAAAAGATATTAATCCAACTAATGGGAGCAGTCAGGGAAATTGAATATCTTCTCAAATGTCTAATTAtggttcttgttttccttggccttGGTCTCGTGGCGAAGAATTAGTGAATTATGTACTCCAACATCGTTGAATGAAATAAAAAAGCAAAGAAATGTGTTTCGGTGGCTGAATATGTGATGGAAATAGGAAAAAAGATTACTCCACTAAGTTTAGGGGATCAGTTAGAAATGGCCAACACTTAGTGGAGTAAATTTACTCCACTAAGGTTTACTCCTCCATTTTTAGGAGATCGGTTTAGAGTTGCCCTTAGGGCATCCACACTGTGAGCATTTGTCGCCTCTATACTTGCCTATAGAGGCTGCCTCTATACACTGCGCACCTCAGTCTCTAAGCAAAAATCCTTAAGAGATGCATCTAATCTTAGCGTCCCTCTCCAACACTTTGGGCTGAAAAACACATTCAGGTGTCCCTACTACGTACTTGCCAGTCATAGGAATAGATGGGCTGGTTGCTATAAAAACACTGTGTTTTATTCAGCTCTGGGTCTAGCTTAAAAATTATAGTAGAGACAGTACACTGCGAAGCATTCATCTAAGCTTAGAGGCAGTTCAGCGGGTCCCAGCTTGGTTTAGAGGCAAACTTGCCTCTAAACACTGTGGATGCTCTTAGTTGGAGCAAGTACCTATAGTTTTTTACTCCACATATACACCTGCCTTTTGTCCGTTGTTGTGTGGGTTGATTCGCACAGCTGTCTTCCTACATGAACAACGCAAGCACATGGCGCGCACCAGGAGAAAGACGGGACGGAAGAGACAAATCACAGTTCGCAACCTTATATTTTATTATCATAAGCACAAAGGAAGAATGTACCAGGATCTTGAGAAGAACATGAATCATCAAGCTATGCATGTATATGTATAGTTGTACCAAAACCCTTTTTCCCTACAACACTTTTAACTTTTAACCCATCCAAACGATATCTTCTTCACCCCAGAACCCCGTTAGACAAACTGAAACAAACAGACGCAAAGAATGaccaacaaaacaaaacaaaaacgttCCTATACACACACAGAAGATCATAGCCTTCGAGTATAAAcaattcttttttcttcttccttgggcACACCAACAACCACCGGTTTTACATTCCCCACCAATTATTCCATAGTAGTATAATAGTAATAAACAAAAAAAAGAACAGCAAACAATATCGTGGACGGCTGGCTCCAAACAAAGCAGGTGCCAGAGCCCCGCCGTCACCTCGTTCCGGGCCGTGTTTCGGTGTCAACCAATCATGAGATCAATCTTCCGAATCCTTCCATCCTTCTCCTTCTACTGGCAGCTCGCTAATCGCGATCGCTGACCGAAGACGCCAGCCATTCTGCACGTTGCCTCCAACAACTTGCCTGCACCGTTTTTTAATTGGAACGAGTTAAGCATAATATGATTGCTGAGCTAACAGCATGGAATGAGTGGTTCACACGTAGCGACAGCAGTGCTGCTGCACCGACGGTGGCACGCGTACGGGAGTTGGGGAATCGATGTCTGATTACGCCAATTCGCAAAAGTGATTATGtttatttttatatatatataacagaCGCGCTATCAAATCAGCATCGGATGCCAGCCTATGCAATTTTCACGCGAAAGGAACTTGCATATTTTGACATCTTGTCTATGCTAGGGACATGGCAACGGCTGCAGGTAACCTAGCTTCAAAGCCTAGCACTAGAAAGAAAGAGGAATAATTTTGTGTGCAAGGTGAAATGGCCTCTCATGTCGAAATCGCGGGAAAATCACAGGAGGTCGTGATTCACAGGTTATTGGGAGGTGTGCATGATATCTTCTAAATCAAGAAGCATGGCCGTCTATGAAAAGGAGTGGACACAAGGAATGGCATATTCTTGCTCACTTAACCATAACTCATCATCGTGGGACTAAAACTCCACACCAAGTTTTGTCCAAGCCAATGTGTCCAAAGGTCCAAAACAGTCGGTCATCTGATTTCACAATGGATGCTATTTGTAGGCAATACGCATGATATACATGAACCGAGGCTGGGTCTACAAATAATGGCCCAAATCATTTCATTGGTACCTAAGGGTCTTCGCAGCAATGCCACACAAGAATTATTTATGCTAAGTTTTGATCCCTATTCCCTAACATACACGCTTAAAATTATTGGTTCCATGTACAGGATTTTAATCATGCGTCAATAATCTCAGAAAGGCGCACGGGTTCGGCCCTTGCAGGTCACTCATTCCATGACCATTTGGGCCTACCATTACACCAAACTTGTGCTAAGACAGCAAGGATGTGAGTGGCCAAGGCTTGAGCATCAGGCTTTGGTCTGCTGCTTTTGGGAAAGCTATGAATTGTTGCTCATGCTCAGGGCGTGAAGAAGACACAGGCCAGAGATCTGAGCTGAGCTTGCTTGCAGAGCTAGTAACAGCATCAATCAGGAGACGGTGAACAAGACAGTGACCCACCAACACACCACACCACAGGCGTGGTGAGGTTCAGCTCAGTTATTCTACCCCAATGGTTTCTAATACTACCCTCCAAGTTTCCAGAGTTGATGCCAATGGATTTCTCAATGAAAATTCCAATGGGCTGGCCAATTGGCCATCACAAGTGTGATAAAAATCGCCGGAGTATTTAATCTGTGGCTGCATATAAAACTCCAAGGGAAATCCTCTGCAGTTTTGGGCGGTACATGACATGGCACATGATGATGGGCAGGGCAGGGCACCGACAGGGCCATGAGCAGAGGACGGCAGGACGGAACCCTAATTGCTCACCACCAACCAATCGATAGATTAACCCGCGCCGCACTCACCGGTACCCTCACCGGCAATATTCTCGCCGTCAACGGCGCAACCAGCATTGAGGTTAATCAATGGGGGCAGGTTCATCTACTACTGACCGCTAGAATCTAGGTTGTGGACTGTAAATTTTCGGTGGCAATGATGTGGCGGTACAGTACCAAGCAGGCTAGTTATGATGCTAATTTAATAATGGGGGGAGTGGGGTTCAGATCTGGGGGGTACTGACCTCGCCGGAGCTTGCTCTTCCTGGAGCCGGTGACGGCGGGCGCCTTCCTGTCCGGGGCGGACACCGGCGTGGCCGGCTTCTTGTCGTCCTCCGGCAGCAGCACGGCGTCGATGCCCTGCACCGAGATCCTGccgtcggtgtagatgtccgggtCGAAGAGGTAGGCGGAGCCCTCGCCCTGCCCGAACTTGACGGAGCCGTCCGCCTCCCGCGCCACCACCTTGTGCGGCAGCCGCAGCGTGTCGTACCGCACCTTGCCGAACCGGCGGACGGCGTTGTACATGCTCTCCTCCGTCTGGTACTCCGGGATCATGTGGTAGTACAGGATGTTCTCCGGCGACCCGGGCTCGCTCAGCTGGTCCGTGGTCAGCCGCGCCATGGCCTCGTCGTTGGGCGCCAGCACGGTCAGCACGTACCCCTCCGACACCAGCCGGCCCATCTCGGTGGCCAGCGAGGTGAGGTTGACGAGGATGTCGGCCAGCTCGTTGTACCCGCCGTAGAGGACCAGGGTCTGGATGAAGTCCTTGACCTGGCTGTGGCCGTCGAAGTGGTGCTTCCCGTTGCCCGGGCCGGGCGCGGGCGCGGGGgcgatggaggggccgggggccaTGGCGTCCCACACGGGGAGCACGGGGGGCGCGCCGGGGAGGACCGGCGGCGCGGGCTTCTTGAGGCGGTGCGTCCTGGGGTCTACCTCGGGCGCGCCGGTGGGGAGCACGGccgagatcgcggcgaggctgcgGCGGCGGTTGAAGTCCTCCTGCACGGAGCGGGGGACGAGGAGGCGCTCGATGCCGTGGATGACGCCGTCGGGCCTGAGCACGGCGTCGGGGCGGGTGACGGCGGCGTGGGCGACGCGCATGGATCCGttggcgccggcggcgagctcGACGTCCTCGCCGGAGAGCGTGGGGTGGGAGGCCGCGGGCCAGGAGCCCGCCGGGTGGCGCGCCGGGAGGACGTGGAAGAGGAGCAGCGTCTGGAGCGACTTGAGGTTGCGGGGCTCGAGCAGGAAGCGCTTGAACTCCGGGTCGAGGTCCCGCTCCAGCGCCTCGTTGCGGGGCGCGAAGATGGTGACGTTGTGGCGGCCCACGGCGTCCTCCAGCGTCTGCAGCAGCAGCGCCTTCTCCACCAGCTCCGCCAGCTCCGTGTAGTGCGAGTCCAGCAGCGCCACCAGCACCGAGTTGGAGTTCACCCCCGCCCCGGACCCGTTGACGACCGCCGcggccgccaccaccaccccgtcgccaccaccgccaGCAGCGGCGGGCAATGTGGGTTCCTCCGGCCGCGCCGTCTCAGCGGCGGCGGCGCCCGCGGCCAGCGCGAGGGCGAAGAGGAGCACGGCGCCGTACGCCGGCGCACCCATGGCGGAGCGCCTCCTCTGCTCTAGCTGctctatctgctgctgctgctgcgtcgGCGGCGGAGGACGGGGATGCGTCGGCGGCGGTGGATTTGCGGTGGTGGCGAGCTGATGTTGCTGCTATTCCAGCTAGCAAGCTCCTGGGGAGGGGGGGAGAGGGGAGTAACTATATGGTGTTGGGTGGTGTGAGCTTTTCTTCCCCCTCTTTTGTTTAgtgtctagagagagagagaaggagagagagcgagagacgGCCGGCCAGACAGCGAAAGAGAGAGTGAGCTTGCTTATaaccgaagagagagagagagagagaggaggaggaggaagacgcggcGTAGTTGGTGGGCGGGCACAGGCTGGCCGGCGGGCCCGGCCCGAGCAAGTGTCGGTCGGTCAGTCGGTGTGCGCTGTTGCCTGGCCGCACCGCACCGCACACAACCCAAGGTTCGGTTCGGTTGGCACGTCGTCGTAAGCGGTCCGTGCCATGCCAAGCGGCGGCGACGTACGCAACTTTTTGGGCCCCGACGTGAGGTCTGCCGCCTTTCCCGCGCCTCCGCTCACGGCTCGCCCCCTCCTTTCCGCCTCCCGCGGCCACGCAGGCGAGCCCAGCGACCGGGCTTCTATTCCCGGGGACCTAGACGTGAAAAAAACTCCAGCCACCCGCTAGCTGCCCCCATCCTCcgcaagagagagagaaaaaaaaacaacCTCCGGCCATCCGCATCGATGCGATTCGGCTGGGGCGGCGCAGGGGTGGTGGTTCCGCGGCCGGGATCGCTGGGGCGCCGCCGTCCCGCGTGGGAGTCTCCCCGGTCCTGAAGATCCGTCGTCGAGGGTACCGTAGGTCCTTCCTCCACCTTCTTGTTCTGCTCCGATGCTCCTTTCTTTCCTTCCTCGTAATAATGCATTGTGGACGCTCGGCCTTAGCAATGGCGCTGATGTTTTAGGGGCGCGGCGGGCCTCTGATTCTGTGGTTTCTGCGCATTTCAGGGAGGGGTTTCGGCGTTACTGTTTGATCATGCTGGGTGGCTGTCTGTGGCGGAGGGGATGGAATGCTGATTCTTTGGGGAGGAATTGATTGAGGCAGTAGGCGCTGATTTGATAACAACAATAGTTCAGTGTGGTGGTTGTATCTGAAGAAGAGGAGCATTTTCCCTTTGATTTGGTGCTTTTTCCTGCGGCCGCGGTCATGGAGCATATTATTGCGAGCAAGTTTAAGCTCGGGAGGAAGATTGGCAGTGGCTCGTTTGGGGAGCTATACCTTGGTATGTTTCATATTAGCTTACGTGCAAAATGGTTGTCATTGCGTTAGTTAACCTGCAAATATCAATGTTTATGTTTTCTATGCGCCTTTTCTTGATTCAGGTATTAATATACAGAATGGAGAGGAAGTGGGTATAAAGTTGGTAAGTGCTAATAAACTTTCTTGTAATTTCATTTGGAGGATCTATAATTTGTAATGCACATATATCAGCGGCTTTTGCACTTCGACACTTATCCCACCTTCGATGGTTAAAATGCTCGGCTCAAAGTCTCACGTTTCCCTCAATCTGATTTGTATCAGGAACCCATGAAGTCGAAGCATCCACAACTGCACTATGAATCCAAAGTTTACATGCTGATGCAGGGTGGAAGTAAGTGGGTTGTATCCATATGTTTCATTTACCAATCATGTTTAATTtactcctttgcttcttctttttttcattatAGGCGGTATCCCACATCTGAAGTGGTATGGTGTCGAGGGAGAGTACAATGTTATGGTGATTGATCTTCTTGGCCCAAGCCTGGAGGACTTATTTAACTCCTGCAACAGGAAATTTACTATGAAAACAACCCTTATGCTTGCTGATCAACTAGTAAGTTTGTTCCTCTACATCCGTTACCCGGTGCTGATCCATGAAGTTATGAAACAAATGCATATGATTGAGTCTGATCACAGTCATCTTTCTATAATCTGGTTTATCAAAGTTCTGTAAGGATTTGGAAAAAAATGGTTATCTTACTTGGTGAAGAAAAATCCAAATTGTTAAACCATAAATTCATGAATTTGGGTAGTGGACATGTGAAATCCACAAACTCCACCGGAGACTAACTTTTATTGGGTCTCAACCCAACTACTATGAGGCTATGCATCAACCGATTTACATCTAGGGCACTTATTTCAGTTTAGATTTCATTGAGAAAATAAGTGTTGGTACTTAGTTGAGATTATTTGAATTGTGCTTGATCTTTGCATGAGGTTTTATACTTCAGTTCGGATTATCTTTGATGATATATTTTTTAGATAACACGGGTGGAATACATGCATTCCAAAGGATTTCTTCACCGTGACATCAAGCCAGACAACTTCCTTATGGGCTTAGGCCGGAAAGCGAATCAGGTTAGCATTGTCAAAAAAGGTTCTTGCTTGACTTGTTTTACAAATAAATTAAATTTAATAGGAGTAGCGAGTTCATTTATATTGTAAACTTTAACAACTACCCAGTTTCTTTATTCATAAATCAACAACACATCAAAACATATGTTTTTAAATCTGTAGGTCTATATAATTGACTATGGGCTTGCTAAGAAATACAAGGACCTCCAGACTCATAAACACATCCCCTACAGGTGAGTACTCATTTATGAAGTTTCTTTCTTGAGATAAATTTGGAAGTTTGATTTGATATAGGTTTTTTTATCTCAAGTATTTCTGATGGTAAATTTCAAATATGTCCCCAGAATATATTGGAAAATTTCCCCATGTTTTTCTTTTATGTACTAGCATATTGGCATATATTTTTTATGTGATACTTCCTAGTGGTATACCATTGTAACATATCTACAGAGGGTCTGTCTTTTTCCTAGACACAATtgattatattatattatattatggTATATATAGGATCATGAGTCTATGCTTCTTAATTTATTATTATTCAAATATAAAAGACATGATTAGGATTAATTTAGCCTCTAAATATTAGTCTATCAAATGTGTCTA encodes the following:
- the LOC100037580 gene encoding fasciclin-like arabinogalactan protein 16, which translates into the protein MGAPAYGAVLLFALALAAGAAAAETARPEEPTLPAAAGGGGDGVVVAAAAVVNGSGAGVNSNSVLVALLDSHYTELAELVEKALLLQTLEDAVGRHNVTIFAPRNEALERDLDPEFKRFLLEPRNLKSLQTLLLFHVLPARHPAGSWPAASHPTLSGEDVELAAGANGSMRVAHAAVTRPDAVLRPDGVIHGIERLLVPRSVQEDFNRRRSLAAISAVLPTGAPEVDPRTHRLKKPAPPVLPGAPPVLPVWDAMAPGPSIAPAPAPGPGNGKHHFDGHSQVKDFIQTLVLYGGYNELADILVNLTSLATEMGRLVSEGYVLTVLAPNDEAMARLTTDQLSEPGSPENILYYHMIPEYQTEESMYNAVRRFGKVRYDTLRLPHKVVAREADGSVKFGQGEGSAYLFDPDIYTDGRISVQGIDAVLLPEDDKKPATPVSAPDRKAPAVTGSRKSKLRRGKLLEATCRMAGVFGQRSRLASCQ